DNA from Elusimicrobiota bacterium:
GAATCAGCAAAGCAATAAAACAAATAAAAAAACATAAAAATAAATACGAGTTTTAAATTGAAAGGGAGGGAGAAATGGAACAGAATAAAATTGTTGTTTTTGAAAGCAAGAAGATCAGGCGGGTCTGGTACAACGAGGAATGGTATTTCTCTGTTGTGGATGTTGTTTTTGCGCTTACTGACAGTGTAAATGCTCGCGACTACTGGTTTAGAATGAAAGACAGAGTAAAGATAGAGGACGGAATTGAACTGTCGACAATTTGTCGACAGTTGAAACTTGAGGCTCCTGATGGCAAATTGCGTGAGACTGATTGCGCAAATACAAAAAACATGTTTCGTATAATTCAGTCCGTTCCATCCCCGAAAGCTGAGCCTTTTAAACAATGGCTTGCTCAGGTTGGGTATGAAAGGGTTCAGGAAATTGAAAATCCAGAGTTAGCCCAGGAACGGATGAAACAGTTATATGAGCAAAAAGGGTATCCTAAGGATTGGATTGATAAGCGCTTAAGGGGAATTGCAATCCGCCAAAACCTGACTGATGAATTGTGTCCCCGGAATTCTAGGATACTTCAATGTTGACATCTTATTGACAGATGTCAACATTATTTATATAATATTGACATCTTATTTCTATAACTCAAAGGGGGGCCATGGTAATAATAGGCAGACAAATACAACAAAATGGCGGTTATAAAGCTTTTATTCCTGAATGTTTTCCGCCAATAGGATTTTCTTTTACCGAACCATCAATAATAAAACTCCTGGCTGATACAAATTTACTATTAGGCAAACTGGACGGCATCACAAAACTCCTTCCGGACATAGACTTCTTCATATTCATGTATATTAACAAGGAAGCCGCATATTCGAGCCAGGTGGAGGGAACAAAAGCAAAACTGACAGACGCCCTCCAGGCTGAGGTTGAAAAAACGCCTGAACTTCCTCCTGATGTGGAT
Protein-coding regions in this window:
- a CDS encoding Bro-N domain-containing protein is translated as MEQNKIVVFESKKIRRVWYNEEWYFSVVDVVFALTDSVNARDYWFRMKDRVKIEDGIELSTICRQLKLEAPDGKLRETDCANTKNMFRIIQSVPSPKAEPFKQWLAQVGYERVQEIENPELAQERMKQLYEQKGYPKDWIDKRLRGIAIRQNLTDELCPRNSRILQC